Within Synechococcus sp. NB0720_010, the genomic segment TCCCGCCGATCCCGGAGAGAGAAGGATTAGAGAGCGTTACCACGGGGCAGAACCTCTTCAGGGAAGACGAAGTTTTCGTGCGGTTGGTCCGCGGGGGCCATCCAGGCGCGCAGGCCTTCGTTCAGAAGAATGTTCTTCGTGTAGAAGGTCTCGAACTCGGGGTCCTCAGCAGCGCGGATCTCCTGCGACACGAAGTCGTAGGCACGCAGGTTGAGGGCCAGGCCAATGATGCCGATGGAGCTGGTCCAGAGGCCCATGACGGGCACGAACAGCATGAAGAAGTGCAGCCAGCGCTTGTTGGAGAACGCGATCCCGAAGATCTGGCTCCAGAAGCGGTTGGCGGTGACCATCGAATAGGTCTCTTCTTCCTGTGTGGGCTCAAACGCCTTGAAGGTGTTGGCCTGCTCGCTGTCCTCAAACAGCGTGTTCTCCACCGTGGCGCCGTGGATGGCGCACAGCAGAGCGCCGCCGAGGATGCCGGCCACGCCCATCATGTGGAAGGGGTTCAGGGTCCAGTTGTGGAAGCCCTGGAGGAACAGCAGGAAGCGGAAGATCGCTGCCACGCCGAAGCTCGGAGCGAAGAACCAGCTGCTCTGGCCGAGGGGGTACATCAGGAAAACACTGACGAACACCGCAATCGGGCCGGAGAAGGCGATGGCGTTGTAGGGACGAATGCCGACCAGACGGGCAATCTCGAACTGACGCAGCATGAAGCCGATCAGGGAGAAGGCGCCGTGCAGGGCCACGAAGGTCCACAGGCCGCCGAGCTGGCACCAGCGCACGAAATCGCCCTGGGCTTCTGGGCCCCAGAGCAGAAGGAGAGAGTGGCCCATGGCATCAGCCGGGCTGCTCACCGCAGCGGTGAGGAAGTTGCAGCCCTCCAGATAGGAGCTGGCAATGCCGTGGGTGTACCAGGAGGTGACAAAGGTGGTGCCGGTCAGCCAGCCACCCAGTGCCAGATAGGCAGTGGGGAACAGGAGCAGACCCGACCACCCGACAAAAACGAAGCGGTCGCGCTTGAGCCAGTCATCGAGGACGTCGAACCATCCCCGCTGCGGCGCGCGCCCTACAGCGATCGTCATGGGTGGGAAAACCGCGAGCTGTGGGTTACCGGGCGATGGTAACAACGTTCATTGGCGCTGCGAGACGGGTTTTGACGGCCTGACACGCCACGTCACCATTGCGTTTTTAAGTACTAATGCCTAGTCCTCCCCAGAGGGGCGCGTGGGGGAGCGAAGATGGCAGGCCCTCGGATCCTGCCCTGCATGGCATCGGCCTCCGCCGCCAAGGCTGCACCCTCCTCTGATCTGCTCGAGCAGGCGGTGGTGGGCTCCCGCCGTCTCTCCAATGTGTTGGTGGCCGCTGTGGTCAGCACTGGGGGACTGGGTTTTCTCCTGACCAGCGCCTCGAGCTACCTGGGCAAGGATCTGCTGCCGATCGGACACCCTGCTGCCCTCTCCTGGGTTCCCCAGGGACTGGTCATGGGTCTCTACGGCATCGCCGCCGCCCTGCTCTCCTCCTATCTCTGGGCCGTGATTGCCATTGATGTGGGCGCCGGCAGCAACAGCTTCAATAAAAAGAGTGGTCAGCTGACGGTCACCCGCCGCGGCTTCCGCGAGTTGATCAGTGTCAGCACTCCCCTCAAGGAGATCCAGGCGGTCAAGGTGGACGTGCGCGACGGCCTCAATCCACGTCGTCGTCTGGCCCTGCGCGTTCAGGGTCGCCGTGATCTGCCCCTGACCACCGTCGGTGAGC encodes:
- a CDS encoding photosystem I assembly protein Ycf4 — its product is MASASAAKAAPSSDLLEQAVVGSRRLSNVLVAAVVSTGGLGFLLTSASSYLGKDLLPIGHPAALSWVPQGLVMGLYGIAAALLSSYLWAVIAIDVGAGSNSFNKKSGQLTVTRRGFRELISVSTPLKEIQAVKVDVRDGLNPRRRLALRVQGRRDLPLTTVGEPMPLAELERGGAELARFLGVPLEGV
- the psbD gene encoding photosystem II D2 protein (photosystem q(a) protein); this encodes MTIAVGRAPQRGWFDVLDDWLKRDRFVFVGWSGLLLFPTAYLALGGWLTGTTFVTSWYTHGIASSYLEGCNFLTAAVSSPADAMGHSLLLLWGPEAQGDFVRWCQLGGLWTFVALHGAFSLIGFMLRQFEIARLVGIRPYNAIAFSGPIAVFVSVFLMYPLGQSSWFFAPSFGVAAIFRFLLFLQGFHNWTLNPFHMMGVAGILGGALLCAIHGATVENTLFEDSEQANTFKAFEPTQEEETYSMVTANRFWSQIFGIAFSNKRWLHFFMLFVPVMGLWTSSIGIIGLALNLRAYDFVSQEIRAAEDPEFETFYTKNILLNEGLRAWMAPADQPHENFVFPEEVLPRGNAL